A part of Desulfomicrobium baculatum DSM 4028 genomic DNA contains:
- a CDS encoding arsenate reductase ArsC has product MKILFLCTGNSCRSQMAEGWARHLKKGEIEAASAGIVRHGMNPYAVKVMQEAGVDMSAHVSKTLDDLPSLEFDAVVTLCGHASETCPFFPGPVRRVHHGFDDPPSLCAGMTDEEEILAVYRRVRDEILTFIEGLPKNLE; this is encoded by the coding sequence ATGAAAATACTCTTTCTCTGCACAGGAAATTCCTGCCGCAGCCAGATGGCTGAAGGCTGGGCCAGGCATCTGAAAAAAGGCGAAATCGAGGCAGCGTCCGCCGGCATCGTCCGGCACGGCATGAATCCTTACGCGGTCAAGGTCATGCAGGAGGCAGGGGTGGACATGAGTGCCCACGTCTCCAAGACTCTCGATGATCTGCCGAGCCTGGAATTTGACGCCGTGGTTACGCTGTGCGGACACGCCAGCGAAACCTGCCCGTTTTTTCCCGGGCCGGTTCGTAGAGTGCACCATGGCTTCGACGATCCGCCGAGCCTGTGCGCCGGGATGACGGATGAAGAAGAAATACTGGCCGTCTATCGCCGGGTCCGCGATGAAATCCTCACATTCATTGAAGGCTTGCCCAAAAATCTGGAATAA
- a CDS encoding thioredoxin family protein, which produces MKKVHVMGPGCPKCTETFKIVEAAIAETGVEATLEKVTDFTEISKFGVFTTPAVAVDGTVKVMGKVPKKADVVAWLTA; this is translated from the coding sequence ATGAAAAAAGTTCACGTCATGGGTCCTGGCTGCCCCAAGTGCACCGAAACCTTCAAGATCGTCGAAGCGGCCATTGCCGAAACCGGCGTTGAGGCCACTCTCGAAAAAGTCACCGACTTCACCGAGATTTCAAAATTCGGCGTGTTCACCACTCCGGCCGTGGCCGTGGACGGGACGGTCAAGGTCATGGGCAAGGTGCCCAAGAAGGCCGACGTGGTGGCCTGGCTGACCGCATAA
- a CDS encoding cytochrome c biogenesis CcdA family protein, with the protein MDQFLILIHEWMGSGVGLAALGCFLWGVVSVLFSPCHLASIPLIVGYVAGQDRLVEGRQAALYAGLFTSGLFLTIAAIGVICALLGRMLGDVGPYWTIAVGLILLWVAMDMLGVATCSMGGSLMGRFKLRGMGGAFVLGLAYGVLSGSCTFGFIAPILAVITVQEKIATGILLIILFGLGHCIPIVIAGSSTALVRRLLDNASWQRGGTAFRRLAGILIGLMGIYFIARPFLPA; encoded by the coding sequence ATGGATCAATTCCTGATCCTTATCCATGAATGGATGGGGTCCGGCGTGGGTCTGGCGGCTCTGGGCTGTTTTTTGTGGGGCGTGGTCAGCGTGCTTTTCAGCCCCTGCCATCTGGCCTCCATCCCGCTCATCGTGGGCTACGTGGCCGGACAGGACAGACTGGTCGAAGGACGTCAGGCCGCGCTCTACGCGGGCCTCTTCACCAGCGGGTTGTTTCTGACCATCGCCGCCATCGGCGTGATCTGCGCCCTGCTCGGCCGCATGCTCGGCGACGTGGGACCGTACTGGACCATCGCCGTGGGGCTGATCCTGCTGTGGGTGGCCATGGACATGCTCGGCGTGGCCACATGCTCCATGGGCGGAAGTCTCATGGGCCGCTTTAAACTGCGCGGCATGGGCGGAGCCTTTGTGCTCGGTCTGGCCTACGGAGTCCTGTCCGGCTCCTGCACCTTCGGCTTCATCGCCCCCATCCTGGCCGTCATCACGGTGCAGGAAAAAATCGCGACCGGCATCCTGCTCATCATTCTCTTTGGCCTCGGGCACTGCATCCCCATCGTCATCGCCGGCAGTTCCACGGCCCTGGTGCGGCGCCTCCTAGACAATGCCTCCTGGCAGCGCGGCGGAACGGCCTTCCGTCGATTGGCCGGAATCCTCATCGGCCTCATGGGCATCTATTTCATCGCCCGCCCCTTTCTGCCCGCCTGA
- a CDS encoding ArsR/SmtB family transcription factor — protein MLMHFRPTREDFEARARVMKALAHPTRLMMIEELSRGERCVRDLRDLADCDLSTVSKHLSLLKDAGIVEDEKRGKQVYYRLRVPCVLNFFHCLDSVLTARDRLTGL, from the coding sequence ATGCTCATGCATTTTCGCCCCACCAGGGAAGACTTCGAGGCCCGTGCCCGGGTCATGAAGGCCCTGGCCCATCCGACCCGGCTCATGATGATCGAGGAGCTTTCGCGCGGCGAACGCTGCGTCCGCGACCTGCGTGATCTTGCGGACTGCGACCTGTCCACGGTTTCCAAGCATCTCTCGCTCTTGAAGGACGCGGGCATAGTGGAAGACGAAAAGCGTGGCAAGCAGGTCTACTATCGCCTGCGCGTTCCCTGTGTGCTGAATTTCTTTCACTGTCTGGACTCGGTGCTCACGGCCCGGGACAGGCTGACAGGCCTTTGA
- the arsB gene encoding ACR3 family arsenite efflux transporter, with amino-acid sequence MKKENLAGISFFEKNLTLWVALCMVAGVLIGKFLPAVPAFLSKFEYAKVSIPIAVLIWFMIYPMMMKVDFASIKNVGRNPGGLYLTWIVNWLIKPFTMFAIAGFFFFVVFAPFIEPELARDYLAGAILLGAAPCTAMVFVWSHLTRGNPAYTVVQVATNDLIILVAFTPIVAFLLGISGVSIPWNTLFLSVILFVVIPLAGGVLTRKHVIKSKGLDYFNNTFIPKFNNATIVGLLLTLVLIFSFQGEVILDNPLHILLIAIPLIIQTVLIFFIAYLGARKMKLCHSIAAPAGMIGASNFFELAVAVAITLFGASSPVVLATIVGVLVEVPVMLALVKYANRTAGWFPDLRS; translated from the coding sequence ATGAAAAAAGAGAACCTCGCCGGAATCAGCTTTTTCGAAAAAAATCTTACGCTTTGGGTCGCCCTGTGCATGGTCGCGGGGGTGCTCATCGGCAAGTTCCTTCCCGCAGTCCCGGCTTTCTTAAGCAAGTTCGAATACGCCAAGGTCTCCATTCCCATCGCGGTGCTGATCTGGTTCATGATCTATCCGATGATGATGAAGGTCGATTTCGCGAGCATCAAAAACGTGGGCAGGAATCCGGGCGGTCTGTACCTGACCTGGATCGTGAACTGGCTGATCAAGCCGTTCACCATGTTCGCCATCGCGGGGTTTTTCTTTTTCGTGGTCTTCGCGCCCTTCATCGAGCCCGAACTGGCCCGGGACTACCTGGCCGGGGCCATTCTGCTCGGGGCCGCGCCGTGTACGGCCATGGTTTTCGTCTGGAGCCACCTGACCCGGGGCAATCCGGCCTACACCGTGGTCCAGGTAGCCACCAACGACCTCATCATTCTGGTCGCCTTCACCCCCATCGTGGCATTCCTGCTTGGCATCAGCGGCGTGAGCATTCCCTGGAATACCCTATTTCTCTCCGTGATCCTATTTGTGGTCATCCCTCTTGCCGGGGGCGTGCTGACCCGCAAGCACGTCATCAAGAGCAAGGGTCTGGACTATTTCAACAACACCTTCATCCCCAAGTTCAACAACGCCACTATCGTCGGGCTGCTGCTGACCCTGGTGCTCATCTTTTCCTTCCAGGGGGAGGTCATTCTCGATAACCCGCTGCACATCCTGCTCATCGCCATCCCGCTCATAATCCAGACCGTGCTCATTTTTTTCATCGCCTACCTGGGGGCCAGAAAAATGAAGCTCTGCCACAGCATCGCGGCCCCGGCGGGCATGATCGGCGCGTCCAACTTCTTCGAGCTGGCCGTGGCCGTGGCCATCACCCTGTTCGGAGCCTCGTCCCCAGTGGTGCTCGCCACCATCGTCGGCGTGCTGGTGGAGGTTCCGGTCATGCTGGCCCTGGTCAAGTACGCCAACCGCACCGCAGGCTGGTTCCCGGATCTGCGGAGCTGA
- a CDS encoding efflux transporter outer membrane subunit — MKDIRRTLGGRAFRLAIFSLALAVIAGCAVGPDYVRPQAPQMQEWLEKDDAGLKHGPAELAAWWKRLNDPVLDRLVALAAERNPSLHVAALRILESRARLGIATGNQFPQLQQLQGSVSDTGLSRHNANTTPAIDRYYATASVALDAAWELDFWGRFRRAVESGAWSVDAAMAGYDDLLVTLTAEVARVYVTLRTLEQRLFIAHENVALQERSLQIARVLHQGGDVTELDVTQAAALLAGTQASIPRLEAQLRQSKNGLSALLGMLPGEADRILGGPGPVPQVPSEVAVGVPAELLRRRPDIRLAEAQMAAQCALIGVAQADLYPRFSLFGTIGLSASNAALTFAGYPGGSSLGDLWSGESLQYSGGLGFGWDIFNYGRITNNVRVQDARFQQLVEQYKNIVLTAARETEDALTAFSRSREEVAFLEQGVAAATRSVEISMIQYREGLADFQRVLDTQRSKVQVQDQLTATQGSVLTNLIATYKALGGGWEFRFGKDFLPQEILREMSGRTDWGALLESSVSGETDGGSRE, encoded by the coding sequence ATGAAGGATATACGACGGACGTTGGGCGGCAGGGCGTTTCGGCTCGCGATTTTCAGCCTTGCTTTGGCCGTCATCGCCGGTTGCGCCGTGGGGCCGGACTACGTGCGGCCCCAGGCTCCGCAGATGCAGGAGTGGCTTGAAAAAGATGACGCGGGGCTGAAGCACGGTCCGGCCGAGCTTGCGGCCTGGTGGAAGCGTCTGAATGACCCCGTTCTGGACCGCCTGGTCGCGCTGGCCGCCGAGCGCAACCCGTCCCTGCATGTGGCGGCCTTGCGTATCCTGGAGTCGCGGGCCCGGCTCGGCATCGCCACCGGGAACCAGTTCCCGCAGTTGCAGCAGCTTCAAGGCAGTGTTTCCGACACGGGCCTGAGCAGGCACAACGCCAACACCACGCCGGCCATCGACAGGTATTACGCCACGGCCTCCGTGGCCCTGGACGCGGCCTGGGAGCTGGATTTCTGGGGCAGGTTCCGGCGGGCCGTGGAATCCGGGGCGTGGAGCGTGGACGCGGCCATGGCCGGATACGACGACCTGCTGGTCACGCTCACGGCGGAGGTGGCGCGGGTCTACGTGACCCTGCGCACCCTGGAGCAGAGGCTCTTCATTGCGCATGAAAACGTGGCGTTGCAGGAGCGGTCCCTGCAGATCGCCCGGGTGCTGCACCAGGGCGGGGACGTGACCGAACTGGATGTGACCCAGGCTGCAGCGCTGCTGGCTGGGACGCAGGCCTCCATCCCGCGCCTTGAGGCGCAGCTGCGGCAGTCCAAGAACGGGCTCTCGGCCCTGCTCGGGATGCTGCCCGGCGAAGCGGACCGGATTCTCGGCGGGCCGGGACCTGTTCCGCAAGTGCCGTCCGAGGTGGCCGTGGGGGTTCCCGCCGAGCTGCTCCGGCGGCGGCCGGACATTCGCCTCGCCGAGGCGCAGATGGCCGCCCAGTGCGCCCTGATCGGGGTGGCCCAAGCGGACCTCTATCCGCGCTTTTCGCTTTTCGGCACCATCGGCCTCTCGGCCAGCAACGCGGCCCTGACCTTTGCCGGGTATCCGGGGGGGAGCAGCCTGGGCGACCTTTGGAGCGGTGAGAGCCTGCAGTATTCAGGCGGCTTGGGTTTTGGCTGGGACATCTTCAATTATGGGCGCATCACGAACAATGTGCGCGTTCAGGATGCCCGTTTCCAGCAGCTTGTGGAACAGTACAAGAACATAGTACTGACCGCGGCCCGCGAGACCGAGGACGCCTTGACCGCCTTTTCGCGCTCCCGTGAGGAAGTGGCGTTTCTGGAGCAGGGGGTGGCCGCCGCCACGCGCTCGGTGGAAATTTCCATGATCCAGTACCGCGAGGGCCTGGCCGATTTTCAGCGCGTCCTGGACACGCAGCGCTCCAAAGTCCAGGTTCAGGATCAGCTGACCGCCACGCAGGGCTCGGTGCTTACCAATCTGATCGCTACGTACAAGGCCCTTGGCGGCGGCTGGGAATTCAGGTTCGGCAAGGATTTTCTGCCGCAAGAGATCCTGCGGGAAATGAGCGGGCGCACGGACTGGGGCGCGTTGCTGGAGTCGTCCGTTTCAGGCGAGACAGATGGCGGCTCGCGAGAATAA
- a CDS encoding ArsR/SmtB family transcription factor has product MKTEDKKFYEAKSAVLKALAHPTRLWMVEQLEAGEKCVCEFAELIDADFSTVSKHLTVLKQAGIVQDDKRGKQVYYSLKVPCVLNFMHCVEAVLSARTREHLSMTGLSDRPQIK; this is encoded by the coding sequence ATGAAAACTGAAGACAAGAAATTTTATGAGGCCAAGTCCGCGGTCCTCAAAGCCTTGGCTCATCCGACCAGGCTGTGGATGGTGGAGCAGCTTGAAGCCGGTGAAAAATGCGTGTGCGAGTTTGCCGAGCTCATCGACGCGGATTTTTCCACCGTGTCCAAGCACCTTACCGTACTCAAGCAGGCAGGTATCGTGCAGGACGACAAAAGAGGCAAGCAGGTCTACTATAGCCTCAAGGTCCCGTGCGTTTTGAATTTCATGCATTGCGTGGAGGCCGTGTTGTCCGCACGCACCCGGGAACATCTTTCAATGACCGGCCTCTCGGACCGGCCGCAAATCAAGTAG
- a CDS encoding DUF2325 domain-containing protein, whose translation MNKSVEQHDLGKHRRHSRKGFSAQPNADESSYVPCRSGDCAQCPSYDLCRKRVLIVGGIERMEKAYRKLVEERGGIFEYHAGHMKSGGKGLENSVQRADLVLCPVNCNSHGACLKVKSLGKKFKKPVHMLSNFSLSAVARTMERLHAAN comes from the coding sequence ATGAACAAATCTGTTGAACAGCACGACCTGGGAAAGCACCGGCGGCATTCGCGTAAAGGATTTTCAGCGCAACCGAATGCGGATGAGTCGTCATACGTGCCATGTCGCAGCGGCGATTGCGCGCAGTGTCCGTCTTATGACCTGTGCAGGAAGCGGGTGCTCATCGTCGGCGGCATCGAGCGCATGGAAAAGGCTTATCGGAAGCTGGTGGAAGAGCGCGGAGGAATTTTCGAGTACCACGCCGGGCACATGAAATCCGGTGGCAAGGGCCTCGAAAACAGCGTGCAGCGGGCGGATCTGGTCCTTTGCCCAGTCAACTGCAACAGCCACGGCGCGTGCCTGAAGGTCAAAAGTCTGGGCAAGAAGTTCAAGAAGCCCGTGCACATGCTCAGCAACTTCAGCCTGAGCGCCGTGGCCCGCACCATGGAGCGGCTTCATGCCGCAAATTGA
- a CDS encoding thioredoxin family protein, with translation MKILRLLLALIFLAAASPALAAPSPLISGDPQEVPIKGMVTMVDVGAKACIPCKMMIPVIESLSEEYEGRAAIVFIDVWKNPDETPKFGLRAIPTQIFYDKDGNEVMRHEGYFSKEEIIKVLTKLGVE, from the coding sequence ATGAAAATTCTTCGCCTTCTCCTTGCTCTCATTTTTCTGGCCGCAGCGTCTCCAGCCCTGGCCGCGCCGTCCCCACTCATCTCCGGCGACCCGCAGGAAGTTCCCATCAAGGGCATGGTCACCATGGTCGACGTCGGCGCCAAGGCCTGCATACCCTGCAAGATGATGATTCCGGTCATCGAATCCTTGTCTGAAGAATACGAAGGCCGGGCCGCCATCGTCTTCATCGACGTCTGGAAAAACCCGGACGAGACCCCGAAATTCGGTCTTCGCGCCATCCCGACCCAGATTTTCTACGACAAGGACGGCAATGAAGTCATGCGCCACGAGGGGTACTTTTCCAAAGAGGAGATCATCAAGGTGCTGACCAAGCTCGGGGTGGAATGA